A window of Equus przewalskii isolate Varuska chromosome 6, EquPr2, whole genome shotgun sequence genomic DNA:
GATGCCATtcttaaaatagaagaagaaattagaGTATAAGAGAAAATGATTCCAAAGGGAGGAACAGCACCAAATATGCCAGCTGCAAAATAAAGCAGGATGCTATTGATGAGGGTATCAGAACAGGCAAGCTTGATGACCTGAgaaatttcacagaagaaaagggGGATTTCCATGTCTGTACAGAAGGACAGTCTCAGTACCATCAGACTGTGGAGGAGGGCATTCAAAATGCTAATGAACAGACACAGTAGAATCAGCAATCCACACAGGTGGGGGTTCATGATAACCATGTAGCTCAGTGGGTGACAAATGGCTATATAGCGATCATAGGCCATAaccacaaggagaaaattttctaaattagcaAAACTCAGGACAAAGCAGGCCTGTGTGAGGCAGCCTATATAAGTGATGCTCTGATTCTGAGTTTGAATGTTCAGCAGTATCTTTGGGATTGTGGTTGTGCTTAAGCAGATGTCAGCAAAAGACAGATCGGAGAGAAAGAAGTACATTGGGGTGTGCAGATTGGAGTCAGAGATGATAGCCAGGATGATGAGCAGGTTTCCCAGGATGGTGACCAGGTACataaacagaaacagaatgaagATGAGGGACTGCATTTCTGGATCCTCTGTCACTTCCATTAGAAAGAATTCTAGAACATCTGTTTGGTTTCTGGGTCCCATGTTTTTGATCTGCTGGAAAAGAGAGGTTCACAAAGCAATCAGATCTGTGATCCGACACCAGGAGCATCACCAGTGGCAAACACACTCTTGAGAAGGGAAGGAGATGAATGGATGGAAATGCCAAGAGGGTGCCTTCTGTAAGTATATCGTTACTATTTTAAAAGACCTGAAGATGATATAGCAGAGTGTCAATATCTGTTAATTAAGGAAAAGGTTAAAGATGGTCattgttctactttttttttgaggaagattggccctgagctaacatctgggcccatcttcctctgttttttatatgtggtacacctgacacagcacagcttgataagcagtgcataggtcagtgcccaggatctgaactggtgaacctcaggccactgaagcagagcacactaacttaaccgCTACGAACggtggtcattttttaaaaattactttatctataccattcttattatttaaaactttggTAATTTAATAAGCAAAACTTATAGACTAGGGAGGCACCTTGAAGATTCTGTCTGAATCCACCAAGACCTCAGTTCCATgtgataaaaataacacaaagatgTGTCAAGGAccaggaacagaaaaataaagtgaaaagtagCAACACTTCTGTAACCTACCACCACCACAGGAATACGAGCAAATGTTTGAGAATTTTATTAACACTCATCCTGTTTTAGAAGAGGCAGATTTCTGCTCAGGAGAAAATGGTGCTCACCATAGTAGACAAGTTGAGTAGATAAGAAGTGCATGCATATTGGTGCAAAGgtataagaaaacatttaaagaagatgaCAGACAGGCAGGAAGACTGTAGGTGAGTTAGTTCTAATCGTGGCATGTATTCACTCTGTTCACAGCTTTCCCTGGATGAACCTGTAGTAATACATCTGCCCTCATATCCCAACACGGACTAAGGGACTTTTAGTTACGTGGCTGGCATCACAGCAGAATGGCGCTCAACATCCCCTCTGTATGTACCATCTGGGAGATCTGTCTTCAGGAAATGCAAAGAGATTGAGTGAGACACTGGGCTCTGACACAAGAGGGGCCACATATCTGAGGAGGCTCAGCTGTGTTACTTCTTTTCTGTGGAAGGAAAATCTGTTGAAGAAAGTGGTTACAGGCAGACTGCAGTCTCCGTGTCCCCAGAGGCTCCATTTCCAAAACTCCTCATTAGCCAAGCAATTTTATTGTCCTTGAGATCCCAGAGCAATGTAAATCCTTAAAGACCAAGATTCCAGAGGGAGGAATCAAAAATAGCTTCTTTCCTGACTCTGAGGCCAGCTGTACACCATTCACAAtacaatttataaagaaatagaataaacagtCCTAAAATGCCTATGGAACCATGAAAGACCGCAAATACTCAAACTGATCTTgaggaggaagaacaaagctggagatatcacactttcttatatcaaattatattacaaagccagagtaatcaaaacagtatggtactggttaAAAGCAGACAagtagaccagtggaacagaatagagagccaagaaataaactcaCTTGTATATTGTcaactaatctgttctttttttattaaataacattgctttataacattatacaaatttcagttGTGTATGTTTAagtttcagtttctgtgtagactacatcatattcacTTCCCAAAGGCTTATTACCATTCATCAACGTACACATGCACCCTATCACCctttttgccttcctccctccccacttcccctctggtagcaccagtctaatctctgtatctatgtgtttgtttgttgttgttgtttttatcttctacttgtgagtgagatcatatggtatttgactttctcttctgataccctcaaggtccaaccatgttgtcacaaatggcaagatttcatcttttttatagcagaatagttttccattgtgtgtatataccacttcttctttctctgatcatccattcatgggcacttaggttgtttgcaagtcttcactattgtgaataatgctacaatgatcataggggtgcatatatctttatgcattcatgttttcatagtcattggataaacacccagaagtgaaatagctggatcacatggtagttttattcttcattttttgaggaacctccatactgttttcaatcgtggctgcaccagttttcattctcaccagcagtgtaggagaactcccttttctccacatcctctccaacactagtTATTTCTTGTATTGTTAATTATCGCCATCctgacaggcgtgaggtgatatctcattgtagctttgatttgcatttctctaataattagtgatgttgagaatattttcatgtgcctgttggccatctgcacaTATTCTTTGAGaaaaagtctgttcagattttttgcccaatttttaatggtgatctttgtttttttgttgctgagatatatgagttttttatatattttggatattaaccacttatcagatatatggcttgcaaatatcttctcccaattgttaggttgtcttttcattctgttgatggtttcctttgcagtgcagaagattcttagtttgttgtagtcccatttgtttagtttttcttttgtttcccttgcctggtgagacacggtatttgaaaaaatgctcctaagaccaatgtcaaaaagcatgctgcctatgttttcctctagaagttttatggttccaggtcatacattcaaggctttaatccattttgagttaa
This region includes:
- the LOC139084299 gene encoding olfactory receptor 7G2-like — translated: MGPRNQTDVLEFFLMEVTEDPEMQSLIFILFLFMYLVTILGNLLIILAIISDSNLHTPMYFFLSDLSFADICLSTTTIPKILLNIQTQNQSITYIGCLTQACFVLSFANLENFLLVVMAYDRYIAICHPLSYMVIMNPHLCGLLILLCLFISILNALLHSLMVLRLSFCTDMEIPLFFCEISQVIKLACSDTLINSILLYFAAGIFGAVPPFGIIFSYTLISSSILRMASSGGKYRAFSTCGSHLSVVSLFYGTGVGVHISSAFTHSSRKMAVASVMYTVVTPMLNPFIYSLRNRDMKGALRKISGRVPSFQ